From the Prunus dulcis chromosome 4, ALMONDv2, whole genome shotgun sequence genome, one window contains:
- the LOC117625194 gene encoding receptor-like protein EIX2, which translates to MDTSYSNSFNPLYISHFLFLLFLASSCLHTSSHFCFCLVDGVPSTGSVRSCIEEERSALLSFKQDLKDPSGRLSSWAGRDCCQWQGISCNRNGHVAKLNLRNPYPYGWNTEDLNIQDPHSYVWRYDERWDELAYYEESYLWGKINPSLLSLKYLNYLDLSCNDFNGIHIPKFFGELKSLRYLNISHASFSGEIPPSLGNLSKLNYLDIDMSSSDYATTMHSKSLNWLSHLASLKYLNLNGVNLSSTGVPNVLHHVNLLPSLLELHLSGCLFESLPLSLQKINFTSLSVLDFSYNSFNTSSFPSWLFNLTNLRKLDLSGNSFGGPFPDELASLKSLECLDLTELGLKGRIPRVIGNMCKLKFLSLSGNDFYGEKIEEFWRSLSNCPNNTIALESLDLSYCGLEGQLPDSLGMLTSLQHLNLYNLFLWGSIPESIGNLSSLKTLDLHSSNLNGSIPKSLGKLSQLVELDLSNNSWEGILTEAHFINLTGLKAISISSELEKKPMSLVLNVAYDWVPPFKLHALYIRDCRVGHGFWGLLQSQTELVYVSLHNTFISGSISEEWLSEISSQVKLLDLSYNNFSGRLPLQLKFPNLFHINLGYNQLEGPLPIWPTNASVLDLQSNLFSGQIPSNLDQFMPKLTQLDVSENHLNGTIPLSICNLKGMEVISLRNNQLFGEFPQRWSLWSRIYTIDVSHNNLSGNIPSSMGIPSSIQYFKVNNNNFGGEIPFSLQNCTDLIMLNLGDNKFTGNIPLWLGSKVSGLIVLQLRSNLLSGHIPHHFCNLVSLRVLDLSHNNFSGTIPKCLKNMRALVEVEAEGVGFSIQGKTTITSKGKELEYGDDQLASWGNLIDFSSNNFEGEIPEQIGSMVELSTLNLSMNQLTGEIPSSIGKLCLLETLDLSHNLLSGHIPQNFSSLTFLSHLNLSYNNLIGKIPSGNQLQTLDDPSIYEHNPSLCGAPLSSVCPTDDTKTGQTFYIEDHSKDEKERFWFYISMALGFIIGFWVVCGTLVLKKSWRYAYFNFLDNVKEKVALTITLKVAR; encoded by the coding sequence ATGGATACTTCGTATTCAAACTCATTCAACCCTCTCTATATTTCTCACtttttgttccttttgtttttggcatCTTCATGTCTGCACACTAGCAGTCACTtctgtttctgtttggttGATGGAGTTCCAAGCACTGGTAGTGTGAGATCATgcatcgaggaagagagaagtgCGCTTCTCAGTTTTAAACAGGATCTCAAGGATCCCTCTGGAAGGCTTTCTTCTTGGGCGGGTCGCGATTGCTGTCAATGGCAAGGGATTTCGTGTAACCGCAATGGTCATGTGGCCAAGCTGAACCTCCGAAATCCATATCCATATGGCTGGAATACTGAAGATCTCAACATCCAGGATCCACATTCATATGTTTGGAGGTATGATGAAAGGTGGGACGAGTTGGCTTATTATGAGGAGTCTTATTTGTGGGGTAAGATAAATCCTTCTTTGCTTAGCttgaaatatttaaattatctGGATCTAAGCTGCAATGATTTTAATGGGATTCACATTCCTAAGTTCTTTGGGGAGCTTAAAAGTCTGAGGTATCTCAATATATCCCACGCATCATTTTCGGGAGAGATTCCCCCTTCTCTCGGTAACTTATCAAAATTGAACTATCTTGATATTGATATGTCCTCTTCTGATTATGCTACCACAATGCATTCCAAAAGCTTGAATTGGCTTTCTCATCTCGCTTCCCTAAAATACCTCAATCTCAATGGAGTGAATCTTAGCAGCACAGGAGTTCCAAATGTGTTGCATCATGTTAACTTGCTTCCTTCCTTACTGGAGTTACACTTATCTGGTTGCTTGTTTGAAAGCCTTCCACTATCACTACAGAAGATTAACTTCACCTCACTTTCGGTCCTTGATTTTTCGTATAATTCGTTCAATACTTCTTCATTTCCCAGCTGGCTTTTCAATCTTACCAACCTCAGAAAACTTGATTTAAGCGGGAATTCTTTCGGTGGTCCTTTTCCCGATGAACTTGCAAGCCTCAAATCTCTGGAATGCCTAGATTTAACTGAGTTGGGCCTCAAAGGTCGAATTCCCAGAGTCATTGGAAATATGTGCAAGCTAAAGTTTTTAAGTCTTAGTGGGAACGATTTTTATGGTGAGAAAATTGAAGAGTTTTGGAGGAGTTTGTCAAATTGTCCAAATAATACAATAGCATTAGAATCCCTAGATTTGTCTTATTGTGGGCTCGAAGGCCAACTGCCGGACTCCTTAGGAATGTTAACAAGTTTGCAGCATCTCAACCTCTACAATCTCTTTCTTTGGGGTTCAATTCCAGAATCTATTGGAAACTTGTCATCCTTGAAAACACTGGACCTCCATAGTAGCAATTTGAACGGCTCCATTCCAAAAAGTTTGGGAAAACTCTCCCAACTAGTTGAACTGGATCTATCTAATAATTCATGGGAAGGCATTCTAACGGAAGCCCATTTCATAAATCTCACCGGTTTAAAAGCTATTTCAATATCCAGTGAGTTGGAAAAAAAGCCCATGTCCCTCGTTTTAAATGTGGCTTATGATTGGGTCCCTCCTTTCAAGCTCCACGCACTTTACATTAGAGACTGCAGAGTAGGTCATGGTTTTTGGGGATTGCTTCAATCTCAAACTGAACTAGTATATGTCAGCCTTCATAATACTTTCATCTCGGGTTCCATATCAGAGGAATGGTTGTCGGAGATatcttctcaagtcaaacttTTGGATTTATCTTACAACAACTTCAGTGGAAGGCTTCCATTACAATTGAAGTTTCCAAACCTATTTCATATCAATTTGGGTTATAATCAATTGGAGGGCCCACTTCCAATTTGGCCCACGAATGCCTCCGTCTTAGATCTTCAAAGCAATTTATTTTCCGGGCAAATTCCCTCCAATTTAGATCAATTTATGCCCAAATTGACTCAACTTGATGTTTCTGAGAATCATTTGAATGGTACTATTCCACTCTCTATTTGCAACCTGAAGGGTATGGAAGTCATTTCGCTAAGAAACAATCAACTATTTGGAGAGTTCCCTCAAAGGTGGAGTTTGTGGAGCAGAATATATACTATTGATGTCTCACACAACAATCTTTCTGGCAATATTCCGAGTTCAATGGGTATCCCAAgttctattcaatattttaaggtgaataataataattttggtgGTGAGATTCCTTTTTCCTTGCAAAATTGCACTGATTTGATCATGCTTAATCTTGGAGACAACAAATTCACTGGAAACATACCTTTATGGCTTGGATCAAAAGTATCAGGATTGATAGTGTTACAACTGCGATCCAACCTTTTAAGTGGGCATATCCCTCACCATTTCTGCAATCTTGTCAGCCTTCGCGTCCTAGACCTTTCTCACAACAACTTTTCAGGGACCATTCCCAAGTGTTTGAAAAATATGCGTGCTCTTGTTGAAGTTGAGGCTGAAGGCGTGGGTTTCTCAATCCAaggaaaaacaacaataacGTCAAAAGGGAAAGAGCTCGAATATGGAGATGACCAGTTAGCCTCGTGGGGAAACTTGATTGATTTTTCGTCAAACAATTTTGAAGGTGAAATCCCTGAACAAATAGGCAGTATGGTTGAATTGAGTACGTTGAACTTGTCAATGAATCAATTAACTGGAGAGATTCCTTCAAGCATCGGAAAATTATGTCTTCTTGAAACTCTTGATCTCTCACACAACCTGCTTTCAGGACATATCCCTcaaaacttttcttctttaaccTTCTTATCTCACTTGAACTTATCTTACAACAACTTGATTGGAAAAATACCTTCAGGAAACCAACTCCAAACCCTCGATGATCCATCCATTTATGAACACAATCCGTCACTGTGTGGGGCTCCTCTTTCATCTGTATGCCCTACAGATGACACAAAAACAGGACAAACTTTTTATATAGAAGATCACAGTAAAGATGAAAAGGAAAGGTTTTGGTTTTACATCAGCATGGCACTTGGTTTCATCATAGGCTTTTGGGTTGTTTGTGGAACATTGGTCCTTAAAAAGTCATGGAGGTATGCCTATTTTAATTTCCTTGACAACGTCAAAGAGAAGGTAGCATTAACAATTACATTGAAAGTAGCTCGTTGA